A single window of Cytobacillus dafuensis DNA harbors:
- the dtd gene encoding D-aminoacyl-tRNA deacylase, which translates to MRVVVQRSKEANVKVNGDIVGSITKGFVLLVGVTHDDKDEDAAFLADKIANLRVFEDDNGKMNLSILDKGGEILSVSQFTLYGDCRKGRRPNFMEAAKPDHALKIYEAFNSFLEEKGLKVETGKFGAMMDVQLINDGPVTLILESK; encoded by the coding sequence ATGCGAGTTGTTGTACAAAGAAGCAAGGAAGCTAATGTCAAGGTGAATGGTGATATTGTAGGGAGTATTACAAAGGGCTTTGTCCTTTTAGTTGGTGTCACCCATGATGATAAGGACGAGGATGCTGCGTTTTTGGCAGATAAAATTGCCAATCTCCGTGTTTTTGAAGATGATAACGGGAAAATGAACCTGTCGATTTTAGATAAAGGCGGGGAAATTTTATCCGTCTCGCAATTTACTTTATATGGAGATTGCCGGAAGGGGCGCAGACCAAATTTCATGGAAGCAGCAAAGCCTGATCATGCATTGAAAATTTATGAAGCCTTTAATTCTTTTCTTGAGGAAAAAGGATTAAAAGTGGAAACAGGAAAATTTGGAGCCATGATGGATGTTCAGTTAATAAATGATGGACCTGTTACTTTAATTCTTGAGAGTAAATAA